The genomic region TCCGGATCGAAAGCATGCCGGGAGAAATTGCGGAGGGATAGATTGAATGATAGGCATGAATTGATcattcttttccttttaattatTTGTATTTGATCTTCTGGCAAAAGTACCAAGGAAGTTTTTGTATTAGTAATTTGATTgcattttgtttattttactcatattaatcattatataaatcaaataataaactagttattttattaacaatttcatctatttctactAGTCAAAATTGATTCTGCATGTTAGCATAAGCTATACGTGACATGTCAGATGTAACTGTCTGATTATTTTTTCAGCCAcggaatgaatgaaatttttaacaaaatagaCTAAGTTACTCTTTTATCTAATGTATAGGGATTAAGTTATTCATTTTTTAGTAAaaggcaaaatgcaatctgactttGAGGCCTCTATAGTACTTTTGCTGATGTTGTCGAATGTTCTTGGTCTGTTGTTTCTCACTTCAGAGTTGGTTAAATATTTGTCAAGGTTCTTGGAACTGGGTGCCGTTTTGGAGCCTGAAAGGCCAATGAAAGCAGATAAGGTTGCTATTTTGAGTGATGCTGTAAAAATGGTGCGTCAGTTACGCAGTGAAGCTCAAAGATTGAAAGAATCTAATGAGGAGTTGCAAGCAAAAATTAAAGAGCTGAAGGTAAAAAGCTCGTTTCTCGAAAACTGAAAATCGGATAGAGTTTATTTAATTTACCATCATCAAATGCTAAGAGCATTATAGTCATTGATTTGCATTTTCTAAGTGAATGATTAACATGGTTGCGTGGGATTCGGGTTATGACCCCGTTTTTCCACATTACTCAGTGGGTTGTTAATCATTACAGGCTGAGAAGAACGAGCTTCGCGACGAGAAGCAGAGGCTGAAAGCAGAGAAGGAGCAATTGGAGCAGCAGGTCAAAGCCATGAGTGCACAGCCAGGCTTCTTGACGCAGCCCCCTTCAATATCTGCTGCATTAGCTGCTCAAAGGCAAGCTGCTGGAAACAAGTTGATGCCTGTCATGGGATTTCCAAGTCTCGCCATGTGGCAATTCATGCCACCTGCTGCAGTCGATACATCACAGGATCACGTTCTTCGCCCTCCAGTCGcataatatgaagcttgttgattgATGGTTTGGTTCTTATCACCAGTCTCTTTATGATTGTTGCTTGTTTTACTTATTGCTGTCATGATCTTTGGTCTATTGTTAATAATGTTATGTGTGAATGTGAGATTGTCGAGTAGCCAGATATTCTATCACGAAAACCGGAACTTTTGATGGGTTTCCGCTACTCAAAATGTAAAATAcaataaattatatatacatgAGCTGTAACACTGGTTTATACATAGTCTTGCCATGAGTTACAGTTTCATGTGTTTTGGAATGTTTTCCCTTACTATAAAATATACCAATGTTGTCATTTTTTTGTTGCTTTATATTGATCATAAGTTGGATTTAACTACGGCTAGTTGTGTGTGTCCAAATATATATTGCTATTAAACCATTTCACAAATAAGCCATACTATTTAGTATTACAAAGTAGGGAACTGAAAATAAAATTGAGATTCTTGTAAAGAAGAGAATATTTAGAGATTTATATGGCCAAAAGCACCCATGGTAAAAGTCGAAACCCCGATGTGAGGCGTGGTTGAAAACTATTCTCTGTTCATGAGGGCAATGGTGGTGATTGGTGAAAGACTGCTGCTAGGAGCAGTTCGAGAGGATTCAGTTGCAGGTCCATAAAAGGGAGATGAAGGACCGCTCGGAGCTGATTGTGGGGATTTTCCTGGTGAGGGAGAAGATTTTGGAGCCGGAGAATCCGATGGTGGAGTAGGTGATGTTTGTGAGGTTGCTAGGTGTCTATATCAATCTTCATTGTGAGTTCATAGTCTGGGAgtatattcaaattttattttattttattttattttatttatatttttgaaggctTATTCCATTATTCATGTTTGGATATGTGTTGAATACAGTCGTTGAACATGAATAATGTAGGAAAAATGAAGAGTTCGTGTAACTTTGATCCGGTGTGTACCACGAAACTGCAGATAATAGGTATGTCACATGATGCTCAAATAACAAAGGAATGAAGTACCATTTCTTTTAGCAATTATGCTTGCTAGTGTTCATGTCATGAACAAAGAAGCAATACTGATACAAATTGGTTTTTATATAGAATTGTGGACTCtaattcatactaaaaatttaacttgattaatttaaatatattttaattttattttgaactcaaaaaaatttaaatttattctaattttattttaCTGTAAAAGTTAACAACTCGAATTTGATTTACTTGaatttgaaacaatttaaaaatttgaaatctgAATTAGTCAGATCTAGACTATCTCAACCGATATAAATTTGATTCACTCAATTGATAAGTCTTAATATGAAGTTGTAAACTTGGAATCATGGTGAAGTAAGCAACTTTGTGTTAAGTGTTggaatcaaataataaaattttgaccGGTCAAAatacaatttcaaaatttctCCTAAGGTAGCTTGTATAAATTTTTGGGTTCGAGATTAATTATGTGTAACATATATGATGCATCTTACTAGACATCTTTCGAGGCATTTTTACTTTGTGAACTATTCGTTTTTTCAAACATTCAAACTCTCGataaaattaaaagacaaaaCTCACACTAAAAGTAAAAATAACATGAAGTTCAAATAAACGAAATTGATTGCTTACTCTcgaattattttaaaatcaaacaaaacccaaaaaaaataaataaataaacggaCTCGTGGATTGAgtaaattaaatatttgtaacttgtatgaaaattgatcTTAGGATTGGTGACTTAAAATGCAAAACACCTAAAAAAAAGTTTATCACTAAAAtaaagcttagattatgatttggcgaattaacttttaatatttccattttaatatttaattttattttattttaaatatttaaattatcattTCCGTTCTAATatactcaaaataaaaattaacaataaaaacgTGACATATAACACATTTTTATTGATTATAAGTAACTTTTAAAGGTAAAACAATACAAAATTGTATTTCAAGTACCaaagttaaaaaataaatatatttcaaaactattttttattttgcttattgataaaatgttttattgtattttttatcaactaattattttatttaataaataatttatattttaaatgaatTATCCTATTCATTTGGTTGAATCGATGACTTGAAAGTCGTAACCattcttttatataatttaagCTAAAATATTCTTATTCTTGCTATTTTAAAATTTAGCGTTTTTATTTTTTGGattaaaaataagtttaattagttaaatttttttattaaatttgttataGTGCTAGTGATAATTTTgctttttaatttcaaattgtCTTATgatgaatttaaaaagaaaacaacagcatataaaagtaaattttgaaaataaaataaagtgactaaattttaaatgtatGGAGTAGGGATTttgaatttagtccttaaactctttgtatatttagaatttagtctatttacttttatttttaggaattttgtCTCATtacttttagattttaaaatttgaaattaattattaacaccgttaaaattttttgttaaatttattggcataacattttaaaataaataaaagaaaaaccttACTTGAAACCCATGCAATAAAAAATGGCATAattaacttgaatttaacaaattttttaaTAAAGTTAATAACTCAACTtacattttcaatttaaaaaaaaaaagactttaaATCCCAAATGCATGAAAAGTgcagggacttaaatttatattttaacctaATTTTAACTTATAATTTAATACTAAATAAATGCATGCACATATTTTCattttctaaataaataaataaataaaaacaatctgACATTAAAGATGGAAATTAATCAGGATTAATGGTATAAACAAAGAAAGATAtatagaaattaattaaaacatttctGATTTTCACAATTTCAGGTCCAGGAAACACGTTTATGAAAGTGAACCAATTGCTCTTTTATAATTTTCACaacaatttttcttttaaatttacccatttttttgCTTCAATTTCCTCCTCGTAATTCCCTCAAAAACAAACACAGCTTCTGATTCGGGATTTTTTGAGATCCCAAAAGAGAAAAGTCAAATTTTCAATCTTTGCACAATATTCAAagtaattattatttgatagtaataatttttttttctttgaagctgaaaaaaaaaagagaaactaaaaagaaaaaactTTCCTAGAGAATTTTTTTTTCCAGTTTACATCTTACCTGGAAACAAACGGGAAGGTTTCTTCCTGCTTTTTAGGAACTGGGTATTTCTGGGTTTTTCATTtgcttttgtttatttttttttattttgggctGCGTTTGAACTCCCTTTATACAGGTACATTCATTGCAGGGAATTTCTATAGGTAAGGCAAAATTTCTTTATATATGgatttcattttaattaattcCCTTTTAGATTCTATTTATTAATTATGTGAATGTGAATTACATGCTTTGATGCTTGTTGTGTAGTTGGCTAATAGTTTTGGGTGAGAAATTATAGGAGTAGATGTTTATTGAT from Gossypium arboreum isolate Shixiya-1 chromosome 1, ASM2569848v2, whole genome shotgun sequence harbors:
- the LOC108482107 gene encoding transcription factor ILR3-like, which gives rise to MELDPSENSNWLLDYGIPDFPPPAAAFAWPCQSTLNAPSNVSATVDCSFADSDCLKDVVSRKRLKSESCGGSGSKACREKLRRDRLNDRFLELGAVLEPERPMKADKVAILSDAVKMVRQLRSEAQRLKESNEELQAKIKELKAEKNELRDEKQRLKAEKEQLEQQVKAMSAQPGFLTQPPSISAALAAQRQAAGNKLMPVMGFPSLAMWQFMPPAAVDTSQDHVLRPPVA